From the genome of Spodoptera frugiperda isolate SF20-4 chromosome 23, AGI-APGP_CSIRO_Sfru_2.0, whole genome shotgun sequence, one region includes:
- the LOC118266980 gene encoding slit homolog 1 protein: MLPRWLLVCCVVLCARPAHPQGAQQCPAPNTITPCSCTVKKNGLDILCEFTEQQHIQKAMNTLRSKPMIIFYLKLRHNNLAKLPSYIFLGLDIRHLTVHNSSLAVIEDSSLSSIGNKLTQLDVSQNSLATIPTSSFTHLNHLLILNMNHNKVTAVHNRAFMGLDTLEILTLYENRISVVDGEAFKGLEKKLKRLNLGGNDLTAVPQKALALLENLKKLEMQENRIATITEGDFAGLRSLDSLGLAHNQLREVPAQVFSHLTFLNSLELEGNLIQRIDEKAFAGLEENLQYLRLGDNRLHEIPSEALRPLHRLRHLDLRSNNITYISEDAFTGYGDSITFLNLQKNMIHQLPTMGFDNLNSLETLNLQNNKLQHIPEEIMEPILDTLRVVDIMDNPLICDCELAWYEAWLAGLRDRDDEMMQKKRTVCTMVNEHREYSVAKMPLEKMNCKRKPAYGRTSAAPVRADVCFATKVLFVVAARWL; the protein is encoded by the exons ATGTTGCCGCGTTGGTTGCTGGTGTGCTGCGTGGTGCTGTGCGCTCGGCCGGCGCACCCGCAGGGCGCGCAGCAGTGCCCCGCGCCCAACACCATCACACCCTGCAGCTGTACCGTCAAGAAGAACGGCCTCGACATACTCTGCGAGTTCACTGAACAACAACATATACAGAAG GCAATGAATACACTCCGTTCCAAGCCTATGATAATCTTCTACCTGAAGCTACGACATAACAACTTGGCAAAGCTGCCTTCCTATATATTCCTGGGGCTGGACATCCGTCACCTGACCGTGCACAACAGCAGCCTGGCTGTCATAGAAGACTCTTCATTGAGTTCTATCG GTAACAAGTTAACACAACTTGACGTGTCTCAGAACAGCCTGGCAACGATACCAACCTCCTCGTTCACGCATCTCAACCATCTGCTTATACTCAATATGAACCATAATAAG GTGACTGCTGTGCACAATAGGGCATTCATGGGCTTGGATACATTGGAGATTCTAACTCTGTATGAGAATCGGATATCTGTAGTGGACGGCGAGGCTTTCAAAGGACTCGAGAA AAAGCTGAAAAGGCTAAACCTTGGCGGCAACGATTTGACAGCGGTGCCACAGAAAGCGCTCGCTCTTTTAGAAAATTTGAAAAAGCTTGAAATGCAAGAGAATCGCATTGCTACCATTACCGAAGGAGATTTTGCAG GTCTACGCAGTCTAGATTCCCTAGGCTTGGCTCACAACCAGCTCCGCGAAGTACCCGCCCAGGTATTCTCGCATTTGACGTTCCTCAACTCATTGGAGCTGGAAGGCAATTTGATCCAAAGGATTGATGAAAAAGCCTTTGCTGGTCTTGAAG AGAACCTGCAGTACCTTCGTTTGGGAGACAATCGTCTGCATGAGATACCTTCGGAAGCCCTTCGTCCCCTGCACCGTCTCCGACACCTGGACCTTCGTTCTAACAACATCACCTACATTAGTGAGGATGCCTTCACTGGCTACGGAGACTCCATCACCTTCCTCAACCTGCAGAAAAATAT GATCCACCAACTGCCGACTATGGGCTTCGACAACCTGAATTCCCTGGAGACTCTGAATCTACAGAACAACAAGCTGCAACATATTCCCGAGGAAATTATGGAGCCGATCTTAGATACGCTTCGAGTTGTTGATATTATGG ATAACCCACTGATTTGCGACTGTGAGTTGGCGTGGTACGAGGCCTGGCTCGCAGGCCTTCGAGACAGAGACGACGAAATGATGCAGAAGAAGAGGACTGTCTGCACGATGGTGAACGAGCACCGTGAGTACAGCGTCGCCAAGATGCCGCTTGAGAAGATGAACTGTAAACGAAAACCAGCGTACGGACGCACGTCTGCGGCGCCCGTCCGCGCTGACGTCTGCTTCGCGACTAAAGTCCTCTTTGTCGTCGCAGCCAGGTGGCTCTAG